A single Triticum dicoccoides isolate Atlit2015 ecotype Zavitan chromosome 2A, WEW_v2.0, whole genome shotgun sequence DNA region contains:
- the LOC119358068 gene encoding uncharacterized protein LOC119358068, which yields MPRAAPKIRRQPHANQDLDLDRAGALHRRGFGWPVSHVDVLHPPAPGNALGLRSRPHRHSHRCIEWDLRGDGAGAGGTHVVIAARNLTAAETMRQAATSQPTSLTGAYRSTSSFRELNGARLEASVRAYGGAGQRKVSNKCQRAERGEAGGVSEGVRWRRPEEGVQQMVRMLPPPAVRELNGARLEASVRAYGGAGQRKVSNKWLGCYLRPRIEPYNCG from the exons ATGCCCAGAGCCGCCCCCAAGATTCGCAGGCAACCCCACGCCAATCAAGACCTCGATCTGGATCGAGCAGGCGCTCTCCACCGACGGGGCTTTGGCTGGCCGGTGTCCCACGTTGACGTCCTCCACCCTCCCGCTCCCGGCAACGCGCTCGGTCTCCGTAGCCGGCCTCACCGCCATAGTCACAG GTGCATCGAGTGGGATCTGCGTGGAGATGGCGCGGGTGCTGGCGGCACCCACGTCGTCATAGCCGCCCGGAACCTCACCGCCGCCGAGACCATGCGCCAGGCCGCAACTTCGCAGCCGACTTCACTGACAGGGGCCTACCGCTCAACATCCTCCT TCAGAGAGCTGAACGGGGCGAGGCTGGAGGCGTCAGTGAGGGCGTACGGTGGCGCCGGCCAGAGGAAGGTGTCCAACAAATG TCAGAGAGCTGAACGGGGCGAGGCTGGAGGCGTCAGTGAGGGCGTACGGTGGCGCCGGCCAGAGGAAGGTGTCCAACAAATGGTTAGGATGTTACCTCCGCCCGCGG TTAGAGAGCTGAACGGGGCGAGGCTGGAGGCGTCAGTGAGGGCGTACGGCGGTGCCGGCCAGAGGAAGGTGTCCAACAAATGGTTAGGATGTTACCTCCGCCCGCGG ATAGAACCATACAACTGTGGATGA